In the genome of Magnolia sinica isolate HGM2019 chromosome 2, MsV1, whole genome shotgun sequence, one region contains:
- the LOC131237976 gene encoding uncharacterized protein LOC131237976, producing MVNLVAAQKPLLHGLMKMAGLRPQSVEIEPGTVMNFWAPSPSKRNKNKEVEKKGAVVLIHGFAADGIVTWQFQVGALTSKYNVYIPDLFFFGESTTSSTDRSPAFQAHCLAKALQGELGVHSCTVVGFSYGGMVAFKMAQLHPSLVSSLVISGSILAMTDSISQTTLQRLGFSSSSDLLLPSDVKGLKALFSLAAYKKIWMPNRLYRDYLQVMFTNRKERGELLDGLVISNKDATIPNFSQTILLLWGENDQIFNIELAKNMKEQLGDQATLQSIKKAGHLVHLERPCVYNKYLKEFLALSVQANRAK from the exons atggtgaacTTGGTGGCAGCACAAAAGCCGCTCTTGCATGGGCTGATGAAGATGGCGGGGTTGAGGCCACAGTCGGTGGAGATCGAACCGGGAACGGTGATGAACTTTTGGGCCCCATCCCCAAGTAAAAGAAATAAGAATAAGGAGGTGGAGAAGAAGGGAGCAGTGGTGTTGATTCATGGGTTCGCGGCCGATGGCATCGTTACATGGCAGTTCCAGGTGGGTGCTCTCACCAGCAAGTATAACGTGTACATCCCAGATCTCTTCTTCTTTGGGGAATCGACCACCTCCAGCACTGATAGGTCCCCCGCATTCCAAGCCCACTGCCTGGCCAAGGCTCTTCAGGGGGAACTTGGTGTACATAGCTGCACCGTCGTCGGCTTCAGCTACGGTGGTATGGTCGCCTTCAAGATGGCCCAGTTACATCCCTCCCTTGTTTCTTCCTTGGTCATTTCAGGCTCTATCCTGGCCATGACCGACTCCATCTCTCAAACCACCCTCCAACGCCTCGGATTCTCATCATCTTCTGACCTGCTTCTGCCATCTGACGTCAAGGGTCTCAAAGCACTCTTCTCTCTTGCTGCCTACAAGAAGATATGGATGCCCAATCGACTCTACCGAGACTACCTACAG gtgatgtttaCTAACAGAAAGGAAAGAGGTGAACTACTCGATGGTTTGGTAATCAGCAATAAAGATGCTACCATCCCCAACTTCTCCCAG ACAATACTTCTGTTATGGGGTGAGAACGATCAGATTTTCAACATCGAGCTTGCCAAGAATATGAAAGA GCAATTGGGTGACCAGGCTACACTCCAAAGCATAAAGAAGGCAGGTCACCTCGTTCATCTGGAACGACCTTGCGTCTACAACAAGTACCTTAAGGAATTCCTTGCCCTCTCTGTACAAGCTAATCGAGCTAAATGA